One Xenopus tropicalis strain Nigerian chromosome 8, UCB_Xtro_10.0, whole genome shotgun sequence genomic window carries:
- the hprt1 gene encoding hypoxanthine-guanine phosphoribosyltransferase, which translates to MASPCIVIQDDEQGYDLDLFCIPKHYAADLEKVYIPHGLIMDRTERLARDIMKDMGGHHIVALCVLKGGYKFFADLLDYIKALNRNSDKSIPMTVDFIRLKSYCNDQSTGDIKVIGGDDLSTLTGKNVLIVEDIIDTGKTMKTLLAMLKKYNPKMVKVASLLVKRTPRSVGYRPDFVGFEVPDKFVVGYALDYNEYFRDLNHICVISEDGKEKYKT; encoded by the exons ATGGCGAGTCCCTGCATTGTG ATTCAGGATGATGAGCAAGGATATGATCTTGATTTATTCTGCATTCCTAAACATTACGCAGCTGATCTGGAGAAAGTCTACATTCCACATGGTCTTATAATGGACAG gacTGAAAGGCTGGCTCGAGATATAATGAAAGACATGGGAGGTCACCACATTGTAGCATTGTGTGTACTGAAGGGTGGCTATAAGTTCTTCGCTGATCTACTTGACTACATTAAAGCACTTAACCGCAACAGTGACAAGTCTATCCCTATGACAGTAGATTTTATCAGACTGAAAAGTTACTGT AATGATCAATCAACGGGAGACATAAAGGTTATTGGAGGGGATGACCTCTCCACCTTGACAGGCAAG AATGTTTTGATTGTTGAG GATATAATTGATACTGGAAAAACAATGAAGACTTTGCTTGCTATGCTCAAGAAGTACAACCCAAAAATGGTTAAAGTAGCCAG CTTGCTTGTAAAAAGAACGCCACGAAGTGTGGGATACAGGCCAGACT TTGTTGGATTTGAGGTGCCAGACAAATTTGTTGTTGGTTACGCATTAGACTACAACGAGTACTTCAGAGACCTGAAC CATATCTGTGTGATAAGTGAAGATggtaaagaaaaatacaaaacatag
- the hprt1 gene encoding hypoxanthine-guanine phosphoribosyltransferase isoform X1, which produces MGRAGLRGERVGTRCRKIQDDEQGYDLDLFCIPKHYAADLEKVYIPHGLIMDRTERLARDIMKDMGGHHIVALCVLKGGYKFFADLLDYIKALNRNSDKSIPMTVDFIRLKSYCNDQSTGDIKVIGGDDLSTLTGKNVLIVEDIIDTGKTMKTLLAMLKKYNPKMVKVASLLVKRTPRSVGYRPDFVGFEVPDKFVVGYALDYNEYFRDLNHICVISEDGKEKYKT; this is translated from the exons ATGGGACGCGCTGGCCTGAGGGGAGAACGTGTGGGGACAAGATGCCGAAAG ATTCAGGATGATGAGCAAGGATATGATCTTGATTTATTCTGCATTCCTAAACATTACGCAGCTGATCTGGAGAAAGTCTACATTCCACATGGTCTTATAATGGACAG gacTGAAAGGCTGGCTCGAGATATAATGAAAGACATGGGAGGTCACCACATTGTAGCATTGTGTGTACTGAAGGGTGGCTATAAGTTCTTCGCTGATCTACTTGACTACATTAAAGCACTTAACCGCAACAGTGACAAGTCTATCCCTATGACAGTAGATTTTATCAGACTGAAAAGTTACTGT AATGATCAATCAACGGGAGACATAAAGGTTATTGGAGGGGATGACCTCTCCACCTTGACAGGCAAG AATGTTTTGATTGTTGAG GATATAATTGATACTGGAAAAACAATGAAGACTTTGCTTGCTATGCTCAAGAAGTACAACCCAAAAATGGTTAAAGTAGCCAG CTTGCTTGTAAAAAGAACGCCACGAAGTGTGGGATACAGGCCAGACT TTGTTGGATTTGAGGTGCCAGACAAATTTGTTGTTGGTTACGCATTAGACTACAACGAGTACTTCAGAGACCTGAAC CATATCTGTGTGATAAGTGAAGATggtaaagaaaaatacaaaacatag